A single window of Acetohalobium arabaticum DSM 5501 DNA harbors:
- the gyrA gene encoding DNA gyrase subunit A, protein MIEQEITSVPIEEKMKESYLNYSLSVIISRALPDVRDGLKPVHRRILYATKKLGLIPNKPHKKSARIVGEVLGKYHPHGDAAVYDAMVRMAQYFSQRYKLIDGHGNFGSIDGDSAAAMRYTEARLAPLSEELLADIEKETINFVDNFDGSLQEPTVLPSRVPNLLVNGSSGIAVGMSTDIPPHNLKEVISALIQLLEDQDLTIEDLMEYIPGPDFPTGGKIIGNDEIKKAYRTGKGRITLRGKTKIEKRSRNCERIVITEIPYQLNKAKLIEEIANTIKKGKVDNVTNVRDESDQDGLRIVIELKSKANTEIILNRLYKYTSLQTTQRINMLALVDQQPEVMDLKTILQHFLDFRREVVTRRTEFELQKSKDRQHILLGLKEAIDNLDKVISIIRNSQKPSTAKKNLQDKLNVSKKQAAAILDMKLQRLVSLERKKITEELTELKEKIEALNSILNEKEVMDDLIKKELIEIKEEYGDERKTEIITDESKAELDESDLIKNEDIVLSFSYNKYLKRTTDIENIRAGKGDYITDIMTGTTRDDLLFFTNTGQVHILKTHKIPEHHGLSTGDPLSDYLKLPLDEEIVDILILTDETKEKYITIATEEGLIKKTVGKEYETTVSSIKAINLNEEDEVIGAKVTDGQQNLLLGTKGGQTIHFSEDSISDTGRNTKGSKGIDLAENDKVISFNLTANSNYVITATADGRATRTDINAYQIQNRNGKGLKTLTNDSYEVIDIITASKEDKLLFVTEEGQLEEAPVSEITETERVGRMYTQFKLDDDKIKEVIRLPQLNKTE, encoded by the coding sequence TTCCGGATGTCCGGGACGGCTTAAAACCAGTACATAGAAGGATTCTTTATGCAACTAAAAAATTAGGTTTAATACCTAATAAACCTCATAAAAAATCAGCACGTATTGTTGGTGAGGTATTAGGTAAGTACCATCCACACGGTGATGCTGCTGTCTATGATGCTATGGTGCGGATGGCCCAATACTTCAGTCAGCGCTATAAATTAATCGACGGCCACGGAAACTTCGGCTCAATCGATGGTGATAGTGCTGCTGCTATGCGGTATACAGAAGCACGATTGGCTCCTTTATCTGAGGAACTGCTGGCCGATATCGAAAAAGAAACTATTAATTTTGTAGATAACTTCGATGGCAGCCTACAGGAACCTACTGTCTTACCTTCGCGTGTACCTAATTTATTAGTTAATGGCTCCAGCGGAATTGCTGTGGGAATGAGCACTGATATTCCGCCTCATAATCTCAAGGAAGTAATTTCAGCTTTAATTCAGCTGTTAGAAGATCAAGACTTAACTATAGAAGACTTAATGGAATATATCCCCGGACCTGATTTTCCTACCGGCGGTAAGATTATCGGTAATGATGAAATCAAAAAGGCTTACCGCACTGGCAAAGGCCGCATCACTTTACGGGGCAAGACTAAAATTGAAAAACGGAGCCGTAATTGTGAAAGGATTGTAATTACTGAAATTCCTTATCAATTAAATAAAGCAAAGTTGATCGAAGAAATTGCCAATACAATTAAGAAAGGTAAAGTGGATAATGTTACAAATGTACGTGACGAAAGTGATCAAGATGGTTTAAGAATCGTTATCGAACTTAAAAGTAAAGCAAATACTGAAATTATTCTCAACCGGCTGTATAAATACACATCCCTACAGACTACTCAAAGAATCAATATGTTAGCCTTAGTAGACCAGCAACCAGAAGTAATGGACTTAAAGACCATTCTACAGCACTTCTTAGACTTTAGACGGGAAGTCGTCACCCGCAGAACAGAATTTGAACTACAAAAATCTAAAGACCGACAACATATCTTGCTTGGCTTAAAAGAAGCTATCGATAATTTAGATAAAGTAATTAGTATTATTCGCAACTCCCAAAAACCCAGCACAGCTAAAAAGAACCTACAGGATAAATTAAATGTATCAAAAAAACAGGCTGCAGCTATTTTAGATATGAAATTACAGCGTTTAGTCAGTCTGGAAAGAAAGAAAATCACTGAAGAATTAACTGAACTGAAAGAAAAAATCGAAGCTTTAAACTCAATTCTGAATGAAAAAGAAGTAATGGATGACTTAATTAAAAAAGAATTAATCGAAATCAAAGAGGAATATGGCGATGAAAGAAAGACAGAAATTATTACTGATGAATCCAAAGCAGAGTTAGATGAGAGTGACTTAATTAAAAATGAAGATATTGTTCTTTCTTTCTCCTACAACAAGTATCTCAAACGCACTACTGACATAGAAAATATTAGAGCCGGTAAAGGAGACTACATTACTGATATTATGACAGGAACAACTAGAGATGATTTACTATTCTTTACCAATACCGGACAAGTCCATATCCTTAAGACTCATAAAATTCCAGAACACCACGGCTTATCTACTGGTGACCCACTAAGTGATTATCTAAAACTACCGTTAGACGAAGAGATAGTTGATATTCTTATATTGACCGATGAAACTAAAGAAAAATATATTACTATTGCTACTGAAGAAGGATTGATAAAGAAGACAGTTGGTAAAGAATATGAAACTACTGTTTCTTCTATTAAAGCTATTAATTTAAATGAAGAAGATGAAGTAATCGGAGCTAAAGTAACTGACGGCCAACAAAACTTATTATTAGGAACTAAGGGTGGACAGACTATCCACTTTAGTGAAGACAGCATCTCCGATACCGGTCGAAATACTAAAGGCAGCAAAGGAATAGATTTAGCAGAAAATGATAAAGTAATCAGCTTTAATTTAACTGCTAACAGTAACTATGTAATAACAGCTACTGCTGATGGTAGGGCAACACGTACTGATATAAATGCCTATCAGATCCAAAACCGCAACGGTAAAGGATTAAAGACTTTAACCAATGATAGCTATGAAGTTATAGATATTATAACCGCTAGCAAAGAAGATAAATTATTATTTGTTACTGAAGAAGGCCAATTAGAAGAAGCTCCAGTAAGTGAAATTACTGAAACAGAACGTGTCGGTAGAATGTATACGCAGTTCAAGTTAGATGATGATAAGATTAAAGAAGTTATCAGGCTGCCGCAGTTAAATAAAACAGAATGA
- a CDS encoding protein-glutamate methylesterase/protein-glutamine glutaminase — MSSLIRVLVVDDSAFMRKVISEMLDTDSIEVIATARNGEDALKKLEEYEPDLITLDVEMPKMDGLEFLRKIMPERSLPVIMLSTLTNENDTTTIEALELGAVDFIPKPSGSISLDIDKVEEKLIEKVKVAAECNIENCNTKKTNLTDTNQSTTFSREDRRLNRESKNDDEVVIIGASTGGPKALKEVMTKISSDFSIGILVVQHMPPNFTASLAQRLDRLSQIKVKEAEEGDMIKPGQALLAPGDYNMLVTKGGKITLSQNKKLHNVRPAIDLTMESAVKYYGSQTLGVVLTGMGKDGTRGLKAIKSAGGYTIAQDEKTSVVYGMPRSAYEAGVVNSVKPLPQISDEIVRLSKKLK; from the coding sequence TTGTCATCCCTAATAAGAGTATTAGTTGTTGATGATTCAGCTTTTATGCGTAAAGTGATTTCAGAGATGCTGGATACGGATAGTATTGAAGTTATTGCTACTGCAAGGAATGGAGAGGATGCTTTAAAGAAGCTTGAAGAATATGAACCTGATTTAATTACTCTGGATGTTGAAATGCCTAAAATGGATGGGTTAGAATTTCTGCGTAAAATAATGCCTGAAAGATCACTGCCTGTTATTATGTTAAGTACTTTAACCAATGAGAATGATACAACTACTATTGAGGCTTTAGAATTAGGAGCAGTAGACTTTATTCCTAAGCCTTCTGGTTCTATCTCGCTGGATATTGATAAAGTAGAAGAAAAACTGATAGAGAAAGTAAAAGTAGCTGCGGAATGTAATATAGAAAATTGTAATACTAAAAAAACTAATTTAACCGATACCAATCAATCGACCACTTTTAGCCGGGAGGATAGAAGGTTAAATCGAGAAAGCAAGAATGATGATGAAGTAGTAATCATAGGTGCTTCGACAGGTGGGCCGAAAGCTCTAAAAGAAGTGATGACTAAAATAAGTAGTGATTTCAGCATCGGTATTTTAGTTGTCCAGCATATGCCGCCTAACTTCACTGCTTCTTTAGCTCAGAGACTGGACAGGCTATCCCAGATTAAGGTCAAAGAAGCAGAAGAAGGAGATATGATTAAGCCTGGTCAAGCCTTATTAGCACCTGGTGATTATAATATGTTAGTAACAAAGGGCGGTAAGATTACTTTAAGCCAGAATAAAAAGCTGCATAATGTACGTCCAGCTATAGATTTAACGATGGAATCTGCTGTTAAATATTACGGCAGTCAGACTTTGGGAGTAGTCTTAACCGGAATGGGTAAAGACGGCACCCGGGGGTTAAAGGCTATCAAATCTGCTGGCGGCTATACTATTGCTCAAGATGAAAAGACTTCCGTAGTCTACGGCATGCCGCGCTCAGCTTATGAGGCCGGAGTAGTTAATAGTGTTAAACCACTACCACAGATTAGTGATGAAATTGTAAGATTATCTAAAAAGTTAAAATAG
- a CDS encoding chemotaxis protein CheW codes for MSEETQQLIVFNLSGEEFGVKITKVQEIIRMKEITELPNSSEFMAGIINLRGDIISVIDLRNKFGVTQEETKKTRIIIVEMDDQDVGLIVDSVSEVLRINSENIEDAPDRIAGIKQDYLKGIGKIDERIIILLDLDKLLTAEEKIELENIDENVEA; via the coding sequence ATGAGTGAGGAAACACAACAGTTAATAGTCTTTAATTTAAGCGGAGAAGAATTTGGAGTTAAGATTACTAAAGTTCAGGAGATCATTCGAATGAAAGAAATTACAGAGCTGCCTAATAGTTCTGAATTTATGGCCGGAATCATTAATCTCCGCGGAGATATCATATCAGTTATTGATTTACGGAATAAGTTTGGTGTTACTCAGGAAGAGACTAAAAAGACCCGGATAATTATTGTAGAGATGGATGACCAGGATGTTGGATTGATTGTTGACTCCGTTTCCGAGGTGTTAAGGATTAATTCTGAAAATATTGAAGATGCTCCGGATAGAATTGCTGGCATCAAGCAGGATTATTTAAAGGGAATTGGTAAGATAGATGAAAGAATTATTATTTTACTTGATTTAGATAAATTATTGACAGCTGAGGAAAAGATCGAATTAGAAAATATTGATGAAAATGTTGAGGCTTAA
- a CDS encoding chemotaxis protein CheA — MDMEELQELYVTEAEEHLEVLNRSLLDLEDNPHNLDIIKELFRAAHTLKGMAGTMGFEEVSNLTHAMENILDKLRNEEMKVTTEIMNLLFKSVDTLEILANEGEEALGYDLDEVISELKAYASGEIEANESASPEADIGTEIGGTYSLQLTDEEIEELNDKLTDESAIYMLNVILEEDCVFGSLRAKMVVNELESYGELIKGRPELKNIEEKEVEEKFHIIFISETDKEGILNSLNRISEIESIELEEVEGVEELKASETEEKEKKDKQDSSPSKSSLSSKLRSSSKIKVDVDRLDDLMNLVAELVIKRTQVESIGLDYELDELNKKLKSLGKVTSELQDEVMNMRMVPINLVFNRFPRLVRDLSQELGKEINLEIEGEDTELDRTIIDEIGDPLVHILRNASDHGIESPEERKEAGKDPEGTIKLSAFHEGNNVVIEIKDDGGGINPEHIKQKAVDNGVISREESQKMSDKEIINLIFASGFSTVEDVSDVSGRGVGMDVVKNKIESLSGSVDIASEVGKGTTFTIKLPLTLAIIQGFLINIADQKYVLPLETIQEIVKVKPDNIKTVNQQEVIQRRGTVIPLISLREELNKPGYEEDPDHISVVIIEIDQEYYGFTVDSIVGQQEVVIKRINDLADEVKKIAGATILGDGSVALIIDVEEITNY; from the coding sequence ATGGATATGGAAGAACTTCAGGAACTGTATGTAACAGAAGCAGAAGAACATTTAGAAGTATTAAATCGTTCCTTATTGGACTTAGAGGATAATCCGCATAATTTGGATATTATTAAAGAATTATTTAGAGCAGCCCATACTCTTAAAGGAATGGCTGGAACAATGGGGTTTGAAGAAGTTAGTAATCTAACCCATGCTATGGAGAATATCCTGGATAAACTAAGAAATGAAGAGATGAAGGTTACTACTGAAATTATGAATCTATTATTTAAGTCAGTAGATACTTTAGAGATATTAGCCAATGAAGGAGAAGAAGCACTGGGTTATGATTTAGATGAAGTTATTTCTGAACTTAAGGCTTATGCTTCTGGAGAAATTGAAGCTAATGAATCGGCTTCACCAGAGGCAGATATCGGTACAGAAATAGGAGGAACATATAGCCTACAGTTAACTGATGAAGAGATTGAAGAGCTTAATGATAAGCTGACAGATGAATCAGCCATTTATATGTTGAATGTAATTTTGGAAGAAGACTGTGTCTTTGGATCTCTGCGAGCTAAGATGGTCGTTAATGAATTAGAAAGCTATGGTGAATTAATTAAGGGCCGACCAGAGCTGAAGAATATTGAAGAGAAGGAAGTTGAAGAAAAATTCCATATTATTTTCATCAGTGAGACTGATAAAGAGGGAATATTGAACTCTTTAAATCGGATTTCGGAAATAGAAAGCATAGAATTAGAAGAAGTTGAAGGAGTAGAGGAGTTAAAAGCAAGTGAAACTGAAGAAAAAGAGAAAAAGGATAAACAGGATTCTTCTCCTAGTAAATCATCATTATCCAGTAAGCTACGGTCTAGCAGTAAGATTAAAGTGGATGTAGATAGGCTGGATGATTTAATGAACTTAGTAGCTGAATTAGTGATCAAAAGAACTCAGGTTGAGTCTATTGGTCTTGATTATGAACTGGATGAATTAAATAAGAAGCTTAAATCATTAGGTAAGGTAACCAGTGAGCTACAGGATGAAGTTATGAATATGCGAATGGTACCGATTAATTTAGTCTTTAATCGATTTCCGCGCCTAGTACGGGACTTATCTCAGGAGTTAGGTAAAGAGATTAATTTAGAGATTGAAGGAGAAGATACAGAGTTAGACCGGACAATTATTGATGAAATCGGTGATCCTTTAGTACATATTCTGCGGAATGCTTCTGATCATGGAATCGAAAGTCCGGAGGAGAGAAAAGAAGCCGGTAAAGACCCTGAAGGTACTATCAAGTTATCTGCTTTTCATGAAGGTAATAATGTAGTGATTGAAATTAAGGACGACGGCGGCGGTATCAATCCCGAACATATTAAACAGAAGGCTGTAGATAATGGAGTAATCAGCAGAGAAGAGTCTCAGAAGATGAGTGATAAGGAGATTATTAATTTGATTTTTGCTTCTGGTTTTAGTACTGTAGAGGATGTTAGCGATGTTTCTGGCCGGGGAGTAGGTATGGATGTAGTTAAAAATAAGATTGAATCTTTGAGCGGTTCTGTTGATATTGCTTCAGAGGTTGGTAAGGGTACTACTTTTACTATCAAACTACCGTTGACTTTGGCTATTATTCAAGGATTTTTAATTAATATTGCCGACCAGAAGTATGTTTTACCGCTAGAGACGATTCAGGAGATTGTAAAAGTAAAACCGGATAATATAAAGACGGTCAATCAGCAGGAAGTAATTCAGCGTCGAGGAACAGTAATTCCTTTGATTTCTCTGCGAGAAGAACTGAATAAACCAGGTTATGAAGAAGACCCGGATCACATTTCGGTTGTAATTATCGAAATTGATCAAGAGTATTATGGATTTACTGTTGATTCGATTGTTGGACAGCAGGAAGTAGTTATCAAACGTATTAATGATTTGGCAGATGAAGTGAAAAAGATAGCAGGAGCAACTATCTTAGGAGACGGCAGCGTAGCCTTAATAATTGATGTGGAAGAAATAACCAACTATTAG
- a CDS encoding response regulator, which translates to MAKEILIVDDAQFMRTMLSKLVEEDGYKVVGEAVDGKDAIEKYKELEPDLVTMDITMPEMDGIEAMEHIKDFDPDADIIVCSAMGQKPMVVDALEAGAKDFIVKPIKPEKVKEALANILG; encoded by the coding sequence ATGGCTAAAGAGATCTTAATTGTTGATGATGCACAATTTATGCGGACAATGCTGTCAAAATTAGTTGAAGAAGATGGTTATAAGGTAGTAGGAGAGGCAGTAGATGGGAAAGATGCAATAGAGAAGTATAAAGAATTGGAACCTGATTTAGTAACTATGGATATTACAATGCCGGAGATGGATGGTATTGAAGCAATGGAACATATAAAAGACTTTGATCCTGATGCAGATATTATTGTCTGTAGTGCTATGGGACAGAAACCGATGGTGGTAGATGCTCTAGAAGCAGGAGCAAAGGATTTCATTGTTAAGCCGATAAAGCCAGAAAAAGTAAAAGAGGCTTTAGCTAATATATTAGGTTAA